In Stutzerimonas stutzeri, a genomic segment contains:
- a CDS encoding VOC family protein — MQPRITVLTLGVEDLDTSLRFYRDGLGFASEGIIGQEFEHGAVAFIQLQPGLRLALWPRSSIAHDTGLALGPASSTEMTLGHNVSSKAEVDAVMATAGAAGAMIVKPAHATFWGGYSGYFKDPDGHLWEVVWNPQFTD, encoded by the coding sequence ATGCAGCCAAGAATCACAGTCCTCACCCTAGGCGTCGAGGATCTCGACACCTCATTGCGCTTTTATCGAGACGGCTTGGGTTTCGCCAGTGAAGGCATCATCGGGCAGGAATTCGAGCACGGCGCTGTTGCGTTCATTCAACTGCAGCCTGGCCTGCGTCTGGCGCTTTGGCCGCGCAGCAGCATCGCCCATGACACTGGGCTGGCCCTCGGCCCGGCCAGTTCCACCGAAATGACCCTGGGACACAACGTGTCATCGAAGGCCGAAGTCGACGCCGTCATGGCAACGGCCGGTGCGGCGGGCGCCATGATCGTCAAACCGGCGCATGCGACTTTCTGGGGCGGCTATTCCGGCTACTTCAAAGACCCGGACGGCCATCTTTGGGAAGTGGTGTGGAATCCGCAGTTCACCGATTGA
- a CDS encoding LacI family DNA-binding transcriptional regulator, translating to MDDSVSDFSPLLSRASLQDVARLAGVSTATVSRVINGSATVSDEKRHAVQHACDELGYVLNAAARTLASRRSMTIGAVVPTLATETFSRPLAAFQQTVHEAGYTLLVASFGFDAQVELKEVQTMLEHGVDALMVVGRTHDPKMWDLINRKRIPCVQAWSQDSDRPSVGFDNVVVARQMVEHLLSLGHRKFGMIVNERSFNDRVGDRIAGTQARLAEEGLDLPAQWRVAADLTLESAIVAMQRLLRGPTRPTAVICANDLLAFGALLAAKNLGVRVPEDISVVGFNDFDYAKYMSPPLTTIRVDLAQIGAFAGAYLLEALAGKRPMGLIETTTELVVRGSSGPAPTGLE from the coding sequence ATGGATGACTCGGTATCTGACTTCTCACCACTGCTGTCGCGGGCCAGCTTGCAAGATGTCGCCCGATTGGCTGGTGTGTCGACGGCAACGGTATCGCGGGTCATCAACGGCAGCGCGACGGTCAGTGACGAGAAGCGCCACGCAGTGCAGCACGCCTGTGATGAGCTCGGCTATGTGCTGAACGCAGCAGCGCGGACCTTGGCTTCGAGGCGCAGCATGACCATCGGAGCCGTCGTCCCGACGCTCGCGACAGAAACGTTCTCTCGCCCGCTTGCGGCTTTTCAGCAGACGGTCCACGAAGCCGGCTACACCCTGCTCGTCGCCAGTTTCGGCTTCGACGCGCAGGTTGAGCTGAAGGAAGTGCAGACCATGCTGGAGCATGGCGTGGACGCGCTGATGGTGGTTGGCCGCACCCATGATCCGAAGATGTGGGACCTGATCAATCGCAAGCGGATTCCCTGCGTTCAGGCCTGGTCGCAGGACAGCGATCGCCCCAGCGTCGGCTTCGACAACGTCGTCGTAGCGCGGCAGATGGTCGAACATCTGCTCTCCCTGGGCCACCGCAAGTTCGGCATGATCGTCAACGAACGGTCGTTCAACGATCGTGTCGGTGACCGGATCGCAGGCACCCAGGCGCGCCTCGCCGAAGAGGGGTTGGACCTGCCCGCTCAATGGCGTGTGGCGGCTGACCTTACGCTTGAAAGCGCGATCGTGGCCATGCAGCGTCTGCTGCGCGGCCCGACCCGCCCCACTGCCGTCATTTGTGCCAACGATCTGCTGGCGTTCGGCGCACTGTTGGCCGCCAAGAACCTGGGCGTTCGTGTGCCCGAAGACATTTCCGTCGTCGGTTTCAACGACTTCGACTACGCCAAGTACATGTCTCCGCCGTTGACCACCATTCGCGTGGATCTTGCGCAGATAGGCGCTTTTGCCGGCGCCTATCTGCTCGAAGCCCTGGCGGGCAAGCGGCCCATGGGGCTGATCGAGACGACTACCGAGCTGGTAGTGCGGGGAAGCTCTGGCCCGGCTCCGACCGGGCTCGAATAA
- a CDS encoding PH domain-containing protein translates to MIDFTNKGFFKLKQNDEYAERVKSLLLDGEEVIDAYKSMRDGVVFTTKRIIAVNVQGLTGSKKDFTSLPYKNIVAYSVETSGTFDLDSELEIYFSSLGQVKFEFTGKTSLVEISKHISKHLL, encoded by the coding sequence ATGATCGACTTCACTAACAAGGGCTTCTTCAAGCTCAAGCAGAACGACGAATACGCCGAACGGGTGAAATCGCTTCTGCTGGACGGCGAAGAGGTGATCGATGCCTACAAGTCCATGCGCGACGGCGTCGTGTTCACCACCAAGCGCATCATTGCGGTGAACGTGCAGGGCCTTACCGGCAGCAAGAAGGATTTCACCTCGCTGCCTTACAAGAACATCGTCGCCTACTCGGTGGAAACGTCCGGGACCTTCGATCTGGACTCCGAGCTGGAAATCTACTTTTCCTCCCTGGGTCAGGTGAAGTTCGAGTTCACCGGCAAGACATCGCTCGTCGAGATATCCAAGCACATTTCCAAGCACCTTCTCTGA
- a CDS encoding heme-binding protein → MGRGLLSGLWDVEAAIYTGPAPLEDRFQLGVQRTEAVLRAARAEAERNGWAVSIAVVDTTGEPLGLLKLDGSPPDSGRCAIRKAQQATAAEQCGLVDEASLMSGTRHLRYGADAIALYVEDRCIGAVAAHGVHRSEAAQVAHAGAEAVERAG, encoded by the coding sequence ATGGGACGCGGACTGCTGTCAGGACTATGGGACGTAGAAGCTGCCATTTATACCGGGCCTGCGCCGCTGGAGGATCGGTTTCAGCTCGGCGTACAACGCACCGAAGCAGTATTGCGCGCGGCGCGCGCCGAAGCCGAACGCAATGGCTGGGCGGTATCCATCGCAGTGGTCGATACCACGGGCGAGCCGCTTGGCCTGCTGAAACTCGACGGCAGTCCGCCCGACAGCGGCCGGTGCGCGATCAGAAAGGCTCAACAGGCCACCGCCGCCGAGCAATGTGGTTTGGTCGACGAGGCATCGCTGATGTCTGGCACGCGGCACCTTCGCTACGGTGCGGACGCAATCGCGCTCTACGTGGAAGACCGCTGCATCGGCGCGGTTGCCGCTCACGGTGTTCACCGCAGCGAAGCCGCGCAGGTGGCCCATGCTGGCGCCGAGGCGGTTGAGCGAGCAGGCTGA
- a CDS encoding tripartite tricarboxylate transporter TctB family protein: protein MNKNRLVLGLFGIALAAAFYTNAHGYPEAAAQMPLIYSVTVGLLSLAIVGSELLRWRAARRIEAVPPEAVDEVQGPPRYAVTALVFALAIAYVAAITTLGYVLATVLFMGVALVLIRTVSVRFAVIGTVVLVAVVCLVFVQFLGLPIPLLPSAIA from the coding sequence ATGAACAAGAACAGGCTGGTACTCGGGCTCTTCGGTATAGCCCTGGCGGCGGCGTTTTACACCAATGCGCACGGCTATCCGGAGGCCGCTGCGCAGATGCCGCTGATCTACTCCGTGACGGTCGGGTTGCTGTCGCTGGCAATCGTGGGGTCGGAACTGCTGCGCTGGCGCGCGGCAAGGCGGATCGAGGCGGTGCCGCCAGAGGCCGTCGACGAAGTGCAAGGCCCGCCGCGCTACGCGGTGACCGCCCTTGTTTTCGCCCTGGCGATTGCCTACGTCGCAGCCATCACCACGCTCGGTTATGTATTGGCGACCGTGCTGTTCATGGGCGTGGCGCTGGTGCTGATCCGTACCGTCTCGGTGCGTTTCGCCGTGATCGGTACGGTGGTGCTGGTGGCGGTGGTATGCCTGGTATTCGTGCAGTTTCTGGGGCTTCCCATACCGCTGTTGCCGTCAGCGATCGCCTGA
- a CDS encoding Bug family tripartite tricarboxylate transporter substrate binding protein: MKINQKLSVAVLSAVTAFAVPFAAQAEYVAGDEIAVLQGFKPGGGSDVLAQLVQPYLTKKLGANFVNEYIPGATGAIAWTRLAKQSKKDGTVISITNTPMLMTNYIMNDAITYNIKDLTPIANVVTDSGIAVVAKDSPYNTIEDLFAAAKEKPGRVTVGNSGVGGDDFFTTLVIEKATGLSFKKVPFQGDGPSATAAMGNKIDVSFNNVGNVYSQIQSGNLKALAVFADKRFESLPDVPTLKEKGINVVAGSSRGYSAPAGIPDEARDQLIAAFEELKTDKAFLDDAKKRALHIDIVTGDEYGQMFEGMEKEFQGIWSEVGGKQQ, encoded by the coding sequence ATGAAGATCAACCAGAAACTGTCCGTTGCCGTCCTTTCCGCCGTTACAGCGTTTGCCGTTCCTTTCGCCGCCCAGGCGGAATATGTCGCCGGTGACGAAATCGCTGTGCTGCAGGGCTTCAAGCCCGGTGGCGGCAGCGACGTACTGGCGCAGCTGGTGCAGCCCTATTTGACCAAAAAGCTCGGCGCGAACTTCGTCAACGAGTACATCCCCGGCGCAACCGGAGCGATCGCCTGGACGCGTCTGGCCAAGCAGTCGAAGAAGGACGGCACGGTGATCAGCATCACCAACACGCCGATGCTGATGACCAACTACATCATGAACGACGCCATCACCTACAACATCAAGGACCTGACCCCGATCGCCAACGTGGTGACCGACTCGGGTATCGCCGTGGTGGCCAAGGACAGCCCCTACAACACCATCGAGGATCTGTTTGCGGCAGCCAAGGAAAAACCCGGTCGTGTCACGGTCGGCAATTCCGGTGTGGGTGGCGATGATTTCTTCACCACGCTGGTGATCGAGAAGGCCACCGGTCTGTCCTTCAAGAAGGTGCCGTTCCAGGGCGACGGCCCGTCGGCCACCGCGGCGATGGGCAACAAGATCGATGTCAGCTTCAACAACGTCGGCAACGTCTATAGCCAGATCCAGAGCGGCAACCTGAAGGCGCTGGCGGTGTTCGCGGACAAGCGTTTCGAGAGTCTGCCCGACGTGCCGACGCTGAAAGAAAAAGGCATCAACGTAGTTGCCGGCTCTTCACGTGGCTACAGCGCGCCGGCCGGTATTCCGGATGAGGCTCGCGATCAACTGATCGCCGCGTTCGAAGAACTGAAGACCGACAAGGCGTTCCTCGACGATGCCAAGAAGCGCGCGCTTCATATCGACATCGTGACCGGCGACGAGTATGGCCAGATGTTCGAAGGCATGGAAAAAGAGTTCCAAGGCATCTGGAGCGAAGTCGGTGGCAAACAACAGTGA
- a CDS encoding dihydrodipicolinate synthase family protein has translation MGQDRGHVLSPVITPFGADLSPDTKRFVAHCRWLLDQDVGLAVFGTNSEANSLVAGEKIRLLDALIDAGVPAARLMPGTGSCALPDTVAQTRHATAMGVKGVLMLPPFFYKGVSDEGLFRYYSEVIERVGDERLRIYLYHIPPVSQVPLSLALIERLLRAYPNNIAGLKDSSGDWTNTQAVIEQFGQDGFEVYAGSEAFLLQTLRAGGAGCISATANVNPGPIARLAKDWQASDADEQQAALVRTRKIFERFPVISALKAATARFSGDEQWAQLRPPLVELNEQQRGELFALLDDAGFDMPGLK, from the coding sequence ATGGGTCAAGACAGGGGGCACGTATTGTCGCCGGTAATCACGCCGTTTGGCGCGGATCTCTCACCGGATACCAAGCGTTTCGTAGCGCATTGCCGCTGGCTGCTGGACCAGGACGTAGGGCTGGCCGTGTTTGGCACCAACTCAGAAGCCAATTCATTGGTCGCTGGCGAAAAGATCCGTCTGCTCGATGCGCTCATCGATGCAGGCGTGCCTGCCGCCCGGCTGATGCCAGGGACCGGTAGTTGCGCACTGCCGGACACGGTCGCGCAGACCCGTCACGCGACAGCCATGGGTGTGAAAGGGGTGCTGATGCTCCCGCCGTTCTTCTACAAGGGCGTGTCCGACGAGGGGCTGTTCCGTTATTACAGCGAGGTGATCGAGCGGGTTGGCGATGAGCGTTTGCGCATCTACCTTTATCACATCCCGCCGGTCTCCCAGGTGCCGTTGTCATTGGCATTGATCGAACGGCTGCTCAGGGCGTACCCGAACAATATTGCAGGTCTGAAGGACAGCTCCGGGGATTGGACCAACACTCAGGCGGTGATCGAGCAGTTCGGTCAGGACGGCTTCGAGGTCTATGCCGGCAGTGAAGCCTTTCTGCTACAGACCCTGCGTGCCGGGGGTGCTGGCTGCATCAGTGCCACGGCCAACGTCAATCCCGGGCCCATTGCACGGCTCGCGAAAGACTGGCAAGCCAGCGATGCCGATGAGCAACAGGCCGCCCTGGTGCGAACCCGCAAGATTTTCGAGCGCTTCCCGGTGATTTCGGCGCTCAAAGCGGCTACCGCCCGGTTCAGCGGCGACGAGCAATGGGCGCAGCTGCGGCCGCCACTGGTCGAACTTAATGAGCAGCAGCGCGGTGAGCTGTTCGCGCTGCTCGACGACGCCGGATTCGACATGCCCGGCCTCAAATAA
- a CDS encoding 2-hydroxyacid dehydrogenase gives MHKKRIVALRRLKASHLQRLREAFEVDYFEEPEQQPEAVASALRQAHGLIGGKLLVTPALLDEAPLLEAIATISVGYDNLPVAELSRRGILLTNTPDVLTETTADTGFMLIMASARRLVELANMVREGRWTQHVGEPHFGSNVHGKTLGLVGLGRIGRAIARRALGFDMRVLYSNASPKPELEAEWGLERRSFEQLLAESDFICLTVPLTEQTEHLLGYEQCRLMKRSAFLINIARGRVVDEAGLIRALEEGLIAGAGLDVFEREPVAADSPLLRMDNVVTLPHIGSATHETREAMANCAVENICQALSGHRPRDLVNPEARPSGFSALQQERSVDAQ, from the coding sequence ATGCACAAGAAACGAATCGTTGCCCTGCGTCGCCTGAAGGCCTCGCACCTGCAGCGCCTGCGCGAGGCCTTCGAGGTCGACTATTTCGAAGAGCCCGAGCAGCAGCCCGAGGCAGTCGCCAGCGCACTGCGCCAGGCTCACGGGCTCATCGGCGGTAAATTGCTGGTCACCCCGGCGCTGCTCGACGAGGCACCGCTGCTGGAGGCCATCGCCACCATCTCGGTGGGCTACGACAACCTGCCTGTGGCCGAGCTGAGCCGTCGCGGGATTCTGCTGACCAACACCCCGGACGTACTCACCGAAACCACCGCCGACACCGGCTTCATGCTCATCATGGCCAGCGCCCGGCGCCTGGTCGAGCTGGCGAACATGGTGCGCGAAGGGCGTTGGACCCAGCATGTCGGCGAGCCGCATTTCGGCAGCAACGTGCACGGCAAGACCCTCGGCCTTGTTGGGCTCGGGCGCATCGGCCGAGCTATCGCCCGCCGCGCACTCGGCTTCGACATGCGCGTGCTGTACAGCAATGCGTCGCCCAAGCCCGAGCTGGAAGCCGAGTGGGGGCTGGAGCGGCGCAGCTTCGAGCAACTGCTGGCCGAATCGGACTTCATCTGCCTGACCGTACCGCTGACCGAACAGACCGAGCACCTGCTCGGTTATGAACAATGCCGATTGATGAAACGCTCGGCATTCCTGATCAACATCGCGCGCGGCCGGGTGGTCGACGAAGCCGGGCTGATTCGCGCGCTGGAAGAGGGGCTGATTGCCGGGGCGGGCCTCGATGTCTTCGAGCGCGAACCCGTAGCAGCCGACTCGCCATTGCTGCGCATGGATAACGTCGTGACCCTGCCGCACATCGGCTCGGCTACCCACGAAACCCGTGAAGCGATGGCCAACTGCGCGGTGGAGAATATCTGTCAGGCTCTAAGCGGCCACCGCCCGCGTGATCTGGTCAATCCCGAGGCCCGCCCGAGCGGGTTTTCAGCACTACAGCAGGAACGCTCTGTCGATGCCCAGTAA
- a CDS encoding mandelate racemase/muconate lactonizing enzyme family protein, with amino-acid sequence MAIIRSISVCAARVPLDRVTSFSNRTVHARDYGLVKVTSEDGVTGIGFCYVGSAGGELLPIAVEKLLAPVLLGRDSLDVEALWREMYQEALLQGRAGVVMRAISILDTALWDLNARSAGLPLHRYLGAASADRVPAYASGGYYLDGKTPALLGEEMAHYVSLGFKAVKMKTGRLSPKEEEARVAAAREAIGPDVELMLDVNNGWSDVTEALQYVRRFERYNPAFVEEPFLVDDIDSHARLARATSIPIATGEVEVGRWRHKELLDKGGAAILQTDAVVCGGITEWRRIAAMAAGYGVPMYPHWFHDVHAPLVAATPNARYVEFFWDDQVLNFRRLIDQQLQQEDGYIKLHQTPGLGFNFDEQAVARYSIAADDQSWMTLGNNR; translated from the coding sequence ATGGCAATAATCCGCTCCATCTCTGTTTGCGCAGCCCGCGTGCCGCTGGACCGAGTCACTTCGTTCTCCAACCGTACGGTCCATGCCCGGGACTATGGCCTGGTCAAGGTGACCTCTGAAGACGGCGTAACCGGTATCGGTTTCTGCTACGTCGGCAGTGCCGGCGGTGAGCTGCTGCCGATCGCGGTGGAAAAACTGCTCGCCCCCGTGTTGCTGGGTCGTGACTCGCTGGACGTCGAGGCGCTGTGGCGCGAGATGTACCAGGAGGCTCTGCTGCAGGGCCGCGCCGGTGTGGTCATGCGCGCCATCAGTATTCTCGACACGGCTCTCTGGGACCTGAATGCACGCAGCGCCGGCCTGCCGTTGCACCGCTACCTCGGTGCGGCCAGTGCCGATCGTGTACCGGCCTACGCCAGCGGCGGCTATTACCTCGACGGCAAGACCCCCGCATTGCTCGGCGAAGAGATGGCGCACTACGTATCGCTAGGCTTCAAAGCGGTGAAGATGAAAACCGGTCGTCTGTCGCCCAAGGAAGAAGAGGCGCGGGTGGCGGCGGCACGCGAAGCCATCGGCCCCGACGTCGAGCTGATGCTGGACGTCAACAATGGCTGGAGCGATGTCACCGAGGCGCTGCAGTACGTGCGCCGTTTCGAGCGCTACAACCCGGCCTTCGTCGAGGAGCCGTTTCTGGTCGACGACATCGACAGCCACGCACGGCTGGCACGTGCCACGTCGATTCCCATCGCCACCGGCGAGGTGGAGGTAGGCCGTTGGCGCCACAAGGAGCTGCTCGACAAGGGCGGCGCGGCCATCCTGCAGACCGACGCGGTGGTCTGCGGAGGTATTACCGAATGGCGTCGCATCGCCGCGATGGCCGCCGGTTACGGTGTGCCGATGTACCCGCACTGGTTCCACGACGTGCATGCGCCGCTGGTGGCGGCGACCCCTAACGCACGCTACGTGGAGTTCTTCTGGGACGACCAGGTGCTCAACTTCCGTCGTCTGATCGACCAGCAGCTTCAGCAGGAGGATGGCTATATCAAGCTGCACCAGACCCCTGGGCTCGGCTTCAACTTCGATGAGCAAGCCGTTGCGCGCTACTCGATCGCGGCTGACGACCAGTCCTGGATGACACTCGGAAACAACCGCTGA
- a CDS encoding alpha-hydroxy acid oxidase yields the protein MPSKPPRRLKSILNLHDLDRAAKRHLPRPIYGYIANVAEDGHTARANRSAFDAYSFMPRAMVDVSNISLETELLGQRYALPIGIAPMGISALSAYRGDLVQAQAAARAGIPMILSGSSLIRMEDVLNNGKTDWFQAYLPGDEAGIEALIERVRNAGFDKLVITVDYPVPPNSDNNTRSGFSSPLRPSLRLAYDGLIRPRWLFGTFMRTLLNHGMPHFENNYATRGIAIISGNVKRDFSGRSHLNWRYLELVRRLWPGKLVVKGILHPDDARKARDVGADALIVSNHGGRQLDGTLSALEALPGVVEAVSELPVMVDSGFRRGTDVLKALALGARMVFIGRPFNYAAAYAGEAGVTHAIDLMAGELQRDMALLGLTRIEEVTRDCLINNNK from the coding sequence ATGCCCAGTAAGCCCCCGCGACGTTTGAAGTCGATTTTGAACCTGCACGATCTCGATCGCGCTGCGAAGCGCCATCTGCCACGGCCGATCTATGGCTATATCGCTAATGTCGCCGAGGACGGGCACACCGCCCGGGCCAATCGCAGCGCGTTCGACGCGTATTCGTTTATGCCGCGGGCCATGGTGGATGTGTCCAACATTTCACTCGAAACCGAACTGCTGGGTCAGCGCTACGCCTTGCCGATCGGCATCGCCCCGATGGGCATCAGCGCGCTCTCGGCCTACCGCGGCGATCTGGTGCAGGCGCAGGCGGCGGCCAGGGCCGGCATCCCGATGATCCTCAGCGGCAGTTCGCTGATCCGCATGGAAGATGTGCTCAACAATGGCAAGACCGACTGGTTTCAGGCTTACCTGCCTGGCGATGAAGCCGGCATCGAGGCGCTGATCGAGCGCGTACGCAACGCCGGATTCGACAAGTTGGTGATCACCGTCGATTACCCGGTACCACCCAACAGTGACAACAACACACGTTCAGGCTTCAGTTCGCCGCTGCGGCCCAGTTTGCGTTTGGCCTACGACGGGCTGATACGGCCGCGCTGGCTGTTCGGTACCTTCATGCGCACGCTGCTCAATCACGGCATGCCGCACTTCGAGAATAACTACGCCACCCGTGGCATCGCGATCATCTCCGGCAACGTGAAGCGGGATTTCTCCGGTCGCAGCCACCTCAATTGGCGCTATCTCGAGCTGGTCCGGCGGCTGTGGCCGGGCAAGCTGGTGGTCAAGGGCATCCTCCACCCGGACGACGCCCGCAAGGCCCGCGACGTGGGTGCGGATGCGCTCATCGTGTCCAATCACGGCGGACGCCAACTTGACGGCACGCTTTCAGCGCTCGAGGCGTTGCCCGGCGTTGTTGAGGCGGTCAGCGAATTGCCGGTGATGGTCGACAGCGGCTTTCGGCGCGGCACCGATGTGCTGAAGGCATTGGCGCTGGGCGCGCGGATGGTCTTCATCGGCAGGCCGTTCAACTACGCGGCGGCCTATGCGGGCGAGGCAGGCGTGACGCACGCAATCGACCTCATGGCGGGCGAGCTGCAGCGTGACATGGCGCTGCTGGGCTTGACTCGTATCGAGGAGGTCACCCGGGATTGCCTGATCAATAACAACAAATAG
- a CDS encoding tripartite tricarboxylate transporter permease: MESSIVMTGLVNVLTLANFAAIFGGILLGLFVGAMPGLSATMALALLLPLTFSMDTATGLSMLASLYVGASYGGSIAAILLRTPGTPSAAATVLDGFPMSQQGQAGKALGISLFASFIGGTISGIALLLAAPLLGSIVVEFGPIELFAIAVLGITIIGSLAQGSVINGLFSGAVGLLISTVGMDLMTGTPRMAFGNINLFSGISFTVALIGLFSIPQALSLIENSHGATKVASRITDRLIPKLSELKALMPNILRSSGIGIVVGLIPGTGGDTASWFAYNEAKRFAKDKSRFGNGDPAGVAAPEAANNAVVGGALIPTIALGIPGSSATAILLGALMVQGILPGPNLLTDYGDVTYTLIWAVIFANIGLLGVGLMFTKASVAVTRIPDGFIACAIIALCVIGAYALNNSLFEVGLMLGFGLFGYWLAKAGVSPAPMVIGLILGPVMENAFHQSMLIGNDDYRIFLTSPIAVVLLSIALLSILQATPVFRWLLAPLRRRSRLA; encoded by the coding sequence GTGGAAAGTTCGATCGTCATGACAGGGTTGGTCAACGTACTGACCCTGGCTAACTTCGCCGCCATCTTCGGCGGCATCCTTTTGGGGCTGTTCGTTGGCGCCATGCCGGGGCTCTCCGCCACCATGGCGCTGGCCCTGCTCTTGCCGCTGACCTTCAGCATGGACACCGCGACCGGCTTGAGCATGCTCGCTTCGCTCTATGTCGGCGCCTCCTACGGTGGTTCCATCGCGGCGATACTGCTGCGCACGCCAGGTACCCCGTCGGCCGCCGCGACGGTGCTCGACGGCTTTCCGATGTCGCAGCAGGGCCAGGCGGGCAAGGCGCTGGGGATTTCCCTGTTCGCCTCCTTCATTGGCGGCACCATCAGCGGCATCGCGTTATTGCTGGCGGCACCGCTGCTCGGCAGCATCGTGGTCGAGTTCGGCCCCATCGAGCTGTTCGCCATCGCCGTGCTCGGTATCACCATCATCGGCTCGCTGGCGCAGGGGTCTGTGATCAACGGGCTGTTTTCCGGGGCGGTCGGATTGCTGATCAGTACCGTGGGCATGGACCTGATGACCGGTACGCCGCGCATGGCATTCGGCAACATCAACCTGTTCTCGGGGATCAGCTTTACCGTGGCATTGATCGGCTTGTTCTCGATACCCCAGGCGCTGTCGCTGATCGAGAACTCGCACGGTGCCACCAAGGTCGCCAGCCGCATCACCGACCGGTTGATTCCCAAGCTTTCCGAGCTGAAGGCGTTGATGCCCAACATCCTTCGTTCCAGTGGAATCGGCATCGTGGTCGGTCTGATTCCGGGAACTGGCGGCGATACCGCGAGCTGGTTCGCCTATAACGAGGCCAAGCGCTTCGCCAAGGATAAAAGTCGCTTCGGTAATGGCGACCCGGCCGGCGTCGCGGCGCCCGAGGCGGCGAACAATGCGGTAGTCGGTGGCGCGTTGATTCCGACCATTGCTCTTGGCATTCCCGGCAGCTCGGCCACCGCGATCCTGCTCGGCGCGCTGATGGTGCAAGGCATTCTGCCCGGGCCGAACCTGCTGACCGACTATGGTGATGTGACCTATACGCTGATCTGGGCGGTGATCTTCGCCAACATCGGCCTGCTCGGCGTTGGCCTGATGTTCACCAAGGCCAGTGTGGCGGTTACCCGAATTCCGGACGGTTTTATCGCCTGCGCCATCATCGCCTTATGCGTGATCGGTGCCTATGCGCTCAATAACAGCTTGTTCGAAGTGGGGCTGATGCTCGGTTTCGGCCTGTTTGGCTACTGGCTGGCCAAGGCCGGCGTATCCCCAGCGCCAATGGTCATCGGTCTGATTCTCGGTCCTGTGATGGAGAACGCTTTCCACCAGTCGATGCTGATCGGCAACGACGACTACCGGATCTTCCTGACCAGCCCGATCGCCGTGGTGCTGCTGTCCATCGCGCTGCTGTCGATCTTGCAGGCGACGCCGGTATTCCGCTGGCTGCTCGCACCGCTGCGCCGTCGTAGCCGGCTGGCCTGA